In a single window of the Micrococcaceae bacterium Sec5.7 genome:
- a CDS encoding recombinase family protein — protein sequence MLIGYARVSTADQNPDHQTDALARAGVDPANIYLDHASGAKASRPELDKALASANRAGDQLVITRLDRLGRSVLHLVTLGADLQERGVGLRVLEQGIDTTTAEGRAMFGMLSVLAELQRELIIANTRDGLAAARARGRTGGRRPKLTPDQAHHAQQLYDAGDHTVQYIADLLHVPRSTIYGHLNTTSIGRRPTPTP from the coding sequence ATGTTGATCGGATATGCGCGCGTCTCCACCGCCGACCAAAACCCCGACCACCAAACGGACGCCCTCGCCCGCGCCGGCGTCGACCCGGCCAACATTTACCTCGACCACGCCAGCGGTGCCAAAGCCAGCAGGCCCGAGCTCGACAAGGCCCTCGCCTCCGCCAACCGGGCCGGTGACCAGCTCGTCATCACCCGCCTCGACAGACTCGGCCGGTCGGTACTCCACCTCGTCACCCTCGGCGCAGACCTCCAGGAACGTGGTGTGGGATTGCGTGTCCTCGAGCAGGGCATCGACACCACGACCGCGGAAGGGCGGGCAATGTTCGGGATGCTCTCCGTCCTCGCCGAACTCCAACGAGAACTCATCATCGCCAACACCCGCGACGGCCTCGCGGCCGCCCGCGCCCGCGGACGAACCGGAGGAAGACGCCCCAAACTCACCCCCGACCAGGCCCACCACGCCCAACAGCTCTACGACGCCGGGGACCACACCGTTCAGTACATCGCCGATCTGCTTCACGTCCCGCGCTCCACGATCTACGGCCACCTCAACACAACAAGCATCGGGCGACGCCCCACCCCAACGCCGTGA
- a CDS encoding DUF4190 domain-containing protein — protein MLAAIAASGIWFFGVGVLAVFAVGAGHVSLNQIKLRNEKGQTLARTALVVGYGLAIWALFNTLSYIPAALQQTAV, from the coding sequence ATGCTCGCAGCCATCGCCGCTTCTGGGATTTGGTTCTTTGGCGTCGGGGTTCTTGCGGTCTTTGCGGTGGGAGCAGGACACGTCTCGCTGAATCAGATCAAGCTGAGAAACGAGAAGGGCCAAACCCTCGCCAGAACTGCCCTCGTTGTCGGATATGGGCTTGCAATCTGGGCTCTGTTCAACACGCTGTCATATATCCCAGCTGCACTCCAGCAGACGGCCGTCTAG